The following DNA comes from Nicotiana sylvestris chromosome 10, ASM39365v2, whole genome shotgun sequence.
ATTGTTGTACCTTCTTATTAAGGACTTCACCAAATGAAATATGCAGCCAGATAATCCTTCATTTCCTGCATGAAAGCAATGTTTCAGTGTCAAACTCGTCATCATCAAACACAGGCAAATTTTTCCAAAATGAGTCAGCTGCTTATTGTTCTACGTgagtgtgatgacccaagaggttatcacttgttttaaaatgaaattctgcgttccgaggctttaaaaacctcttttagtagcacctcgatttgcgtgcgaaTCCGAgtgtgtagccggaaagcttatatgtgaaaatctatgaaacaaatgataaattttgactataaaatgaattgatttgacttcggtcaacgttttgggtaaatggacccgaacccgtgatttgacggtcccggagggtccgtaggaaaatatgggacttggacgtatgcccggaatcgaattccgaggtctcaagcccaagaaatgaatttttaaagaaaattgttttctgaaattgtttaaaggattttgaaatgaattttgattggaacatattggtatcgggcccatattttcgttccggcgcccggtacaggtcttatatatggtttaagagaattCTGTGAAATttagtaagaaacggaatccgtttgacgtgatttggaccttaactgcaaaatttgatgttttaagaaatttgaaataattctttgattttgaggtttaattcgaagttaatgatgttattttggcgatttgatcgcacagataagttcatatgatgtttttgagttagtacgtatgttttgtttggagccccgagggctcgggtgagtttcggatgtgtttcgaaaggttttaaactcttaaaaagttgcaggttttcagttgcTGGTATTCTGGTATGTTCTTCCTCGCGTTCacgggaggaccctcgcgaacgcgatgagtcaATTGTGCTGAAGAAAATTCCttttacgcgaacgcgagacccaggccgcgaacgcgaagcttgggggggggggtctacccttcacgaacgcgggcctggtatcgcgaacgcgaaggcttgtgGCATGGTCAGGGGGAAGGGAAACttatacctacgcgaacgcgacctcctGGACAAGAACGCGACCTcctggacgcgaacgcgaaggttcgAGGAGTTACttttccgcgaacgcgagccgtcttccgcgaacgcgaaggtctatcAGACCTaaatcatcgcgaacgcgatgagcttgtcgcgaacgcgatgaccaaataCGCCCAGTTATTTTAATAGTCCAGAAACAGAATGCATTATGGGATTTAACACatttttcacaaacttcttcttctccacacctcttgggcgatttttgaagaacttcaccataacctcttgggtaagtaatctttgacttattttcttccatttttatcaacaaccactagatttctaggcctaaaacatgtgatcaagggtagaaaattagggatttgggtagagttagggctttttgattatttgggaattggACCttattttggggtcggatttcaaaacaaattatatattccggctcgtgggtgaatgggtgatcgggtgtTCCGAACCTCGTGGTTTGACCAAgagggcccggggtcgatttttgaatttttgggaagaatgattagaaagctataattaagtattggaattagattgtttagcatttattgatgttatgaagtcgattatgaatagatacgattgatttggagccaaattcgaaagggaaagcggtgtttgaggcttgagttggccgtggaagttcgaggtaagtgtttggtccaaccttagcttgagggattaggagttgtgtcctatttgctatttgtttcttgttgaatacgacgtataggcatggtgacgagtatctatacgttggtgtcaagcatgaccgtgagtcttatattgtgattttcatgatttcgttgtgtTATTCATGCctttggtgaagatttctatttgctgtgtaaagttgtggaaagaattatgacttatgaacattgaagagcgttggctccagttgtataacgaattgtgaaagtataagtgataattgaaactctagagcattggctcgagttgtgaagggaattatgaagtaaaagtgagaaagagaagagatcattatgttgccccttgCCGgactattgttgagttgtggttcccttgcattgtgttcttaattgatattacgaatgcttaggttgatgattctttgtgttgggtagggattatggttatagctgaggtagttaagtgtcggaacaagtttggttatagcggAGGTAGTTAAgtattgtaacaagtttggttataactgAGGTAGTTGGATGTTGTagcaagtttggttatagttgtttctcccttgccgggacgtgatTACTTATGCTGTcgaatcccttgtcgggatagtgtagaccttattgatcccttgtcgggactcttgttatgattgttgttactattatatgtggatcgggttgcacgctgcaacaatattatatgtggatcgggttgcacgccgcaacaatattatatatggatcgggttgtacgccacaataatattatatgtggatcgggttgcgcgctgcaataatattatatgtggatcgggttgcacgccgcaacagtgtcgttatatatattgggatcgggttgtgcgccacaacagtgttgttatatatattgggatcgggttgtgcgccgcaacaattATTGATACAAGTGTGTTTAGTTTGGATATTAGTTTCTTTTGTTTGCTGTGAATCCTAAGCTGCCCCTAGACTGTTACTCTGGATTTACTATTAATACTGGTatacccccgcagcatgtttccccctcccatctttacttgcttatacctgctttactttccgctatatattatatatctgcacaggtttatttggtagtctggtcctagcctcgtcactacttcgccgaggttaggctaggcacttaccagcacatggggtcggttgtgctgatactacactctgcactcttttgtgcagacccaagtattgtagacttcggaccgcggTGAGATTGCTAAATGTTATTTCTTcgtaattgttaaagagaataaaattggtaaaaaggtagatAGTTcaatcacgactcccgagggtgggaaatccgggtcgtgacagtgagCATAAAGTACTTTATCGCGCGTCTTTCTTTTAACAATGGTAGAGAGCAGTCTTGTATCTTATCCAGCAAAAGTGATATAGCATTTACTTGGGTATTGTAACATTAATATCAATGTGTCTCATGTATAGCATAAAGGAACGACAAGagggggttgctctgatggtcaGCACCCTCCCACCTACAACCTCAAGGTTGTGGGTTCGAGTCACCAAAGGAACAATAGCTCCAACAAAAGGGGATCaaaaggaaatcaaaagcataAAGGAGCTAGTAAAGATTAAAAAGCATAAAGGAGCTAGTAAAGACTAACCAGAGAACAGGGTAACTATCCATAAGGTAAACACCATGATTACTCGACTGTTGAAAGGAAGGACTGAATTCCGAAAACAATGAAAAGAGATCCACCCGCAAGTGCCACCTACATCACGCAACAACTTTGTTCTCATGAAAATGGACAAATGGAACATAAGGGTAAAATTGAGCAGGAGTAAACTAAATCACTTACTATTCTTTCAGATATTGAAGTTGCAAGGCCTTTCCCTCCTAAGACAGCAGCTGTAGTACATAAAGCTTGTCCCCTGAGAAAGGTCAACTACATCACAAAACTGTGCATCTGACCAATTTTCGACCTCAATTATGTCCTTAATGTGTTGAGAGAGCTACAACTGATGTGTTTCtcttttacaatttttttttcttttgacaaATATAAATACTAATTAGCAGAGAGATTTATTGGCATCTTTTTCTGACTTCAGGAGCGACATAGGAGCCGCGAAGCAATATCAGAATGACATTTATAGCTGGGAACATAAGAAGATAACACAAGGCTTTATGTTAAGGAGTAACCTACAAGATTCCGCCAAGAACAACTCCTAGTGGATTCTCATCCGCAGCCAAACCAATGGTAGCAAGCTGAGAAATTGTTACACAACATTAGGAGCTACCTCAGCAGATTAAACGCTACTTTACATGATGTGTAGTAGCATACCTGGCTCTTGTCACCCCATTCACCAAAGAAGGTAATTGAAAAAGCCTGCAAAATTAGAGCAATATATGTTATTGATTATTAATGGTGACCTTCAAAAGAAAAATTCTGGTAGCTATTACACAGAGATTAACCTTCAGAAAGATGGGTGAGAAGAATTGAGTGAGAAGAGGCCGCCTCTGCTTCTTTAACTCGTCAGAATCCTAGCAAAACATAACATTGTTAAAGCTATTAAGAACGATAATTGTCCCTTGTACATTTTGCAGCAAGCTTACAACTGTTCTAATCAGAACTAGGAAATTCGAAAAATAAGAATCTGATAGCAGACAGCCCGGAGATAGAAATACGTCTTTGATAAGCTGAGATCTTCGCTTAAGACATATTTATTGATCTAATTCTTGAATATGGGACTTGTATATGGACAGTTCTCAGATATTCAACAAATTAGCAGATCAAATGGAGCTGACTTAAGAAACTAATAAGCGAATTAAGCTCTCCAGAGACCAGCCTCTACTTGCTTAGAGCATGGTTTGTAAGTAACAAAAAAGCAAAATGGAACAATCTCTGAGAGTGTCGGAGCACTGGCAGTGTCAACCTTAAGTTGAGCATGTTTCCCGTATATAGTATAATATGACTCAGGTGAGAAATGTAGAGGAACATAATACATGCAAAAGAAAGCCTCAAAGGGAAGAATATATTCTCAAAAATTGGAAACAAGGAAAAGAAGTAACCAAAACCAAATAGGCAGTGAGTACATAAACACGATCCTTCATCCAAACTGAAATCTGTAAAATAGTGACTAAATAAGGAGGACTATTAAGAGGTAGTACGTGACACAAAGGTCTAGAAATTGGCACCCAGGATGGACAAATTAGAGCAAGTTGGAGAATGTAAGCTTGGTCTCTTTAAAAaacgaaagaaagaaaaagagctAACTTGCGCTCTTTTTGAGTTAACATAAATTATCAGCATGGAATGAAGCTGGCAAATGGTGTTGAATGTTTTTTTTCTTGGCAGAAAATTCAGAAGCAATGGTGTTTGTATACATTCATCAACGAAGGAAGGTAACCTTGTATACGTGTTTTTGCTTTTTAtaaagtttttctcttttttctgttTGTTGATCTCAATAAGGTATTTTGTTCAAGATTTCTGGGAAATGCTAAAAACAACTATTCTTGTTGTCAGCCAATAAGATTTATCAGTGTACTTATTGAAGaggaagaaaaacaaaagaactgCCATCTCAAACAGAGAGATGCTAGAGGAACAACATTCATAACTGAAAAAGAAATCTTGATCACTGTAACCACTCAGTATGCATAAGGCAATAAGATACTTACTCTCTCCGTTTGACTGGGTACGGAGATTAAGGAAAAAAGAAATATTCTTGACACATGAGGTTTAAAACAAGCCAAAggtatttgtgtggctataaatcatctcatcaaagataaaatgagaagtttaaaattaaattatttctagTTATAGAAAGGTGTCATTCTCTTTGGGGCAGAGAAAATGTGCCAGATAAAATGGGACAGAGGGAGCATAAGTTGCTGCTACAAGACTTGGAGGAAGAGGTTGGTACTTTTCTTCTCTTAAACAGATTTGTTATTTTCATcgatcctttttttttttttgccctaTGTCCAGGGGAGGCAGGAAGAAGGAGGCTGTTGGACATAGATATTGTTAATTTACTTCTCTTAACAGATTTGccctttttatcatttttaggcCCTATGTCCAGAGGAGGCAGGATCTGGGTAGTTGGAGAAatccaaaattatttttaaaaaaagaaaaaaagatatgCAATGTACACTATGAGCAGGAATGCTACCTTATTCTTCTCCTTGGTTGCTCCACCATTAGCTTTTATATCCGCATCCTACTTGCACCATAAAAGTTAAAATAAGAAAAGCTAAAATTCATGTATGGCAAGAGGTGATTTGAAAAACACAGACCAGCTCTGCTTCAACTTCAGCCAGTTCCTCAGATTCCCTGTGGATGAAATTAGAATTAGACTAATGGAAAAGCAATTGAAGCATAGAAGGGATACAGAGATTAGAGATTTACAGAAGTAGTATAATCAGAAGCAAGCAGGAACCAAATGATTACCCATCATGGAATGCATCCCACAAAGACCATACTCCAAATCCCAAGAACAACAATGTTGTAATATGATGGGTCCATTTGCGGGAGACCTGTGGGGAGTATATATAAACGTTATTCGTGCAAATAAAACAAATACAATTTAGAGCAGATTACATAGTGCTTGATACCTAAGCACGTGAAATTGAATTGGAAATATTATGATAGGCTAATCATAATGATAGTGAACTTGAATAAACTAGAAATAACTGTTCCTCATCTGATTTACTCCAACTGCACCCCATACACATCTAATCCATGACAAGAACCGCTATTTATGAGAAACCAATATAGATAACGGATGCACAAGATGACTTACTACcggtgtgacctataggtcacgggttcaagccgtggaagcagtcattaatgcttgcattagggtaagCTGTCTACACTATACCTCTTGGGGTGCGGCCCTTCCTCGTATCTTTTGCCTTTAAGATGACTTACTACAAGTTTTAAAATGATACAGCTTCATTATAATATACAGCACATGCTATTTTATTATAGGTGCAAACAGCCTATCACAATAAGCAAATATTTAGCAAGTGGAGTTTGTCgatggcaaaaaaaaaaaaaagataacttTTAAAGTTGCTCAGAACTGATCACTAGCTAACAGTGAGGCACAGACCTTGAGATTAAGCACACAGCAATGTCTTTGTTATTGGACATAACGTCTCAATTACCGGAACAAACTAGGATGTCTAACCATTTCATATAAGAATGGGGGAAATGTATATTTCCAGTTATGGTTATGACTTTACATCAaataaaatagacaaaaaaaaaaatacaaaatcagAACActcactcaaaaaaaaaaaattaagattaGAACGTTGTTACTCAAAATTGCAACTAAATGGAACTCACCAAATTGGGAGCAGCCCAACCAACAACAGCAGACAGAATGGTCATTACCTAGAGCGACCAACAATTTTCAGGAAATTGTTATTGCCCACAATATAAAGAAGAGAATGTCAAATAGATGGAACAAATACTGATAGAAGGGTGCAAAAAGTCTTACAATTAAAGCTCCAAGGCACCCTGACAAGACGAGTCTCCTTGGGTGACGCATTGCCAAGatcttgaaatttaaatttgtcAAAACAATAAGGTAAATATTAGAGAATATTCTGAATAACCTGACTAAAAAAAGAGAACATTCTGAATAACAGAAACAACAAAGGTGCTGAAAATGAGGACATGAGAATAAATGAGAACATCACAAAAACCTTTTAGTTAACAAAGAAGCAGCTAAAGAGTTAGATGTCAAAAATAGTTTCCAAAAAAAGGTAATAATCTGAAAGTTCACCCATATGGAACTCAACCTATTGCAAGAAAAGTGTTGGACCGCAAGTTAAGTCTCACAATTAATAGCACTAATTTGTTATAGAGTCTTTCTATTAAAAGATATAGAAGCAATGCAAGTGGGCTATACATACTGAAAGTGTGATACTATGGGTTTCATCAGTACTGGTAGAGGTTTTaatttctaattaatttttttgatAGGTTGGTTTAATTCTACATAataatttttggtttatttttgcaTAGGTCAAGTAGGCAATGATATGGTCTTCTCTCTAAGGTAAACACTGGTTTTGGCGAGAACCTATACTAATTAATGAAGTCCACAGCAAGCTAAAGAGTAAGACATTTTGGTATTCAACAATCACATAGAATTGAATGAAGGGAAAAACTAAGTAGGAATGAAAGAGTAGCTTCCGCTGACATAAGAAAGCAATGAACTAGGCAGACTTTTTAGGAGGGTGTGATGGACAGGGAGGAGGCAAATAAAGAAGAATATCTTCTTCCTTTTTGCATTTGTTCTTCTGAAGTGGAACTACTTTTTCCAGTAAATAATTATTAGTGACAAACTATTAAAAACTGGGAGAAGAGTAACACAGAAGATTAGAATTTATCCTCAGTCCACTGTattgttcatgattctagtgccaTCAACTCTAAGAATCTAAGATTCCCAAATACAAGTAAAGATAACAAGGAGTACTTGCTAATTCAGAAACAAGTTCAAAAAGAATGAATGAAAGGGTAGATAACTTAAAATTGCAGAAAGTGATTTTATAGTTCTGAACAACCtccacctcccccccccccaatatataAGAATTAAACAAGAGTAGattaaacaagaaaaaaaatacgAAACAAAGAAATCAACAGGAGCTACTCATAGAAGAGCATAAAAAGCTCTAACTTTACGAAATGTTAACAATTCACTTGAATATTAGGTGAGCCGAGCAGTTGAAGCAACTTATTACTAACTTCGAAATCTCAGAATCCAAAAAAGCAGCAGCTCAATCAAGCTTTCTAATTAGTTTGTGCTTAAATATTATCGTGGTCCCAAAAAAAGCTTTACTTTCTGGCAAATAAGAACTCCATGATTTacttacaaataaaacaaaataagaacCCCATGATTCGCCTTGCATAGATCAAAACCTCAAACTGTTTTACTCAGCTAACtcaatctttctttttttttatgatGGGACCAAAGCTTGACTATTCTGCTGCTACCTCCGACAAACACAAGTACCACGTAAGTCCATTTAAGTTCACTTTTGAGCTCCCAGCTTCCATTCACAATCCAATACATTTTCAAATACACATATCAATCAATTAATCCTCAATCTCAAACTAGTTGAATCAGCAATTATGAATCCTTTATTAACAGTAGCGGACATAGCTTAGTAGCTAACATTATTTTTGACATGAAACATGAATATATATGTGAAAAAACATTAAAATTTTAATACATATTATTTTCTGAACCCGTTATTTTAAAAGTACAAGAAATTACCAATCAAGTTCAAATCATGGATCCGTCCTAATATATATCCACTCCATTCGACCAAATTTTATTCAAAGTACTTATAATTTATTAGTCTTTTATGACAAATTATAATTCACTAGCGCAACTTTGGAATAAATTACAGCTAACAGTCAAAACCAAACAGAACTCCAtagaattaattaattaattgcaaTTAAATCTACAATAAACTCACCGCAGCGGCGAAGAACGTCTTGTCTCCGATCTCAGACAGTACTGTCATCGCCAAAGACTTCGTAAAACCCtggtcaaaataaaataaaaaataaaaaaaaaacacaaaaaagaaacaaaatcaaATTGATTTAATCAAAAGCTTATATCTAAATGCAAATATACAAAGGCGAAAGGAGAAGAACTAATTACCTGCGCCACTGAAAGAGTACTCATCTTCTCAATTGCTCCTCGAAGTAAAGCTTGAGAGAGcaatttgtgtgtgtgtgttgcgaGTATATATTATGGTGGAGAGGAGAGTGAAGAGGGGAGATCGAGTTGTTTAGCTCTGTGAGTTGACAAATGCCGTGTACGACAGTGTACGTTTATGTGAAAGGCAAGGCGCGTGGTATTGGTGTTTTTGAGAAAGGGGTTTTGAAGGGATGTGTGACACTGACACGCGAGATAAATCCATTTGATTGGGTGAAGCCGAAAAGATGAAGTTTCCACGCGCGAATAAATCACGTGAAATTATCTACTCGCTTTGTGTCCTATTTTATGTGAGGTTATTTAACTAGGCACAAAATTTAaggaaaaaatacttttaaaattataatttaaaatGAGCCATTGACATTAGTTTCTAAAGACACTTATTTTAGAGAACTGAGATGTCCGACtaaaatttttagaaaaaaattagTGCTTTTGAgcaatgaaaaaaatattttttctttaaaattactTTTGAAAAGCGTTGCCGAGTATGAATCATTACTTTAATATTAACAAAGTGTCTCAAATTAAGGGCCCGTTAAGCCATAAAAAAATTACCTTCTTTgaattttttcttacttttttttttcaaatcagtGTTTGGCCATGAAATTCTCAATTTTTACttaaaataaattttgaaattttcgaaaatttgaaaaaaaatccaaaaaactattttttaaactttttatttttgatCACTcgtaaaaattcaaaaacatcgtaaaattgtattcatgtccaaacacaactctgattttcaaatatcattttcatttatttatttttttgaattttttccgaaattttacaattcttatgtccaaacccCCACTAATAGTCAAACACAAAATTTGAAaagtgttatgataaaaatcaaaatatgttggatgtctactcttcctccatgatctttctctcaaatggttaatgac
Coding sequences within:
- the LOC104241969 gene encoding GDT1-like protein 4 yields the protein MSTLSVAQGFTKSLAMTVLSEIGDKTFFAAAILAMRHPRRLVLSGCLGALIVMTILSAVVGWAAPNLVSRKWTHHITTLLFLGFGVWSLWDAFHDGESEELAEVEAELDADIKANGGATKEKNKDSDELKKQRRPLLTQFFSPIFLKAFSITFFGEWGDKSQLATIGLAADENPLGVVLGGILGQALCTTAAVLGGKGLATSISERIVALAGGSLFIVFGIQSFLSTVE